The following are from one region of the Candidatus Eremiobacterota bacterium genome:
- a CDS encoding HD-GYP domain-containing protein, with product MSALATAIEAASPDAVVSWGRIAHAKLALPVIHDLVSAGCDVAAAAGEPLDVDFPALLVFLEIVKAHVAEAFPLAPGQRFEDPQRTTNGVIEGVLAMLKARDEATCAHSHATGAWCRRLSEAMGLPAGTTDIIVKAGVLHDIGKIATPDEILFKTGPLTEAEWVVMQQHAEFGAQILSELPTLAAYAPIVRAHHERWDGTGYPYGLKGEQIPFEARVVAVADAFHAMISARPYRPAIAQREAMEILREGRGTQWDAEVVDAMIAMLDAPRSVGRREVALG from the coding sequence GTGTCCGCGCTTGCGACGGCGATCGAAGCGGCCAGTCCGGATGCCGTCGTCTCGTGGGGTCGGATCGCGCACGCCAAGTTGGCGCTGCCGGTGATCCACGACCTGGTATCGGCCGGGTGCGACGTCGCGGCGGCTGCGGGTGAGCCGCTCGACGTCGACTTTCCGGCTCTGCTCGTCTTCCTCGAGATCGTCAAGGCGCACGTCGCCGAAGCGTTCCCGCTCGCGCCGGGACAGCGGTTCGAAGACCCGCAGCGCACGACGAACGGCGTGATCGAAGGCGTCCTGGCGATGCTGAAGGCGCGCGACGAAGCGACCTGCGCACACTCGCACGCGACCGGCGCGTGGTGCCGCCGCCTCTCCGAAGCGATGGGGCTGCCCGCCGGCACGACCGACATCATCGTCAAGGCGGGCGTCCTGCACGACATCGGCAAGATCGCCACTCCCGACGAGATCCTGTTCAAGACCGGTCCGCTGACCGAAGCCGAGTGGGTCGTGATGCAGCAGCACGCCGAGTTCGGCGCGCAGATCCTCAGCGAGCTGCCGACTCTCGCCGCGTACGCGCCGATCGTGCGCGCACACCACGAGCGCTGGGACGGCACCGGCTATCCCTACGGGCTCAAAGGCGAGCAGATCCCGTTCGAAGCGCGCGTCGTCGCGGTCGCCGACGCCTTCCACGCGATGATCAGCGCTCGGCCGTACCGTCCCGCGATCGCGCAGCGCGAGGCGATGGAGATTCTGCGCGAAGGCCGCGGCACGCAATGGGACGCGGAAGTCGTCGACGCGATGATAGCAATGTTGGACGCGCCACGCTCGGTCGGGCGTCGGGAAGTGGCACTCGGGTAG
- a CDS encoding M1 family metallopeptidase — translation MTSRKLRGNCRAMHSSFVRSALAAVFLLSLGAAASARPPFNFDATPGRLSKDVVPVDYRVAIVPDVAAKTLAGTETVVLEVRKPVRSIAFNSLNERLSEVKLDGAAVASVQSDDAQQLTTLTLASPLASGRHTLSFAYTGKLESAPQGLFVQPYRTGGTAGTMLSTQFEATDARRMFPCWDEPVFRATFQLSATVPAGWSVFSNMPVERRVVNGANATTTFMRSPKMPTYLMEFSAGELGRLAATARGRGFGVVAVRGQERFGATALANAQQILADYDAYFDYPYPLPKLDSIAVPGGFQGAMENWGAITYNDQALLVRPNATLDQRQRVFSIQAHEMAHQWNGDLVTMSWWDDIWLNESFASWMAAKETALRNPSWAWWERQDASKEVAMGADARINSHPIEQHVTNEMEAEASFDSAITYNKGQAFLRMLEAYVGADTFRAGIRRYVKARAYSNATSGDLWQALSAASGRDVEQLAAGWTTQPGFPLVSVRATCAVSGARTLVLTQQRFLLSGSDPAQSRWNVPLGVRSGARGAVQRVLFSRDGQHVAAGRCGEPLSANAGTVGFYRVAYDDATLNANRRAFAALPDGDKIALLDDQWALAEANKAPLGSYLALASALRTDLDQRAWEQVLDALTTIERDERGTAGHGAFAAFARSVARPAFALTGWDPQPHEAPTTQLVRRSLIAHLGEWDDPAVVQEARRRFARFVADRSSLDAEQQDVVLPVVARYADQATFDQLHAIAKSAQNETEARRYYGALVSAADPKLAQQALEIVMSSELPPQAAGVRGRLIAAAAPNNPQLVWRFYQAHVDELNASRSEFERALAVANAPSEFWNAAPLTELAAFVQARERNAPALYVNRAMERARFSLALRDRLVPAADAYVTATRQQSSR, via the coding sequence ATGACATCGCGAAAACTGCGCGGAAACTGCCGCGCGATGCATTCGTCGTTCGTGCGGTCCGCGCTGGCGGCCGTTTTCTTGTTGTCGCTCGGTGCGGCGGCGTCCGCCAGGCCGCCGTTCAACTTCGACGCCACGCCGGGGCGCTTGTCCAAAGACGTCGTGCCGGTGGACTACCGCGTCGCGATCGTCCCCGACGTCGCGGCGAAGACGCTGGCGGGGACCGAGACGGTCGTGCTCGAGGTGCGCAAGCCGGTGCGCTCGATCGCGTTCAACTCGCTGAACGAGCGGCTGAGCGAGGTGAAGCTCGACGGCGCGGCGGTCGCGAGCGTGCAGAGCGACGACGCGCAGCAGCTCACCACGCTCACCCTCGCAAGCCCGCTGGCGAGCGGGCGTCACACGCTTTCGTTCGCGTACACGGGCAAGCTCGAGAGCGCGCCGCAGGGGCTGTTCGTGCAGCCGTACCGCACGGGCGGTACCGCGGGGACGATGCTGTCGACGCAGTTCGAGGCGACGGATGCGCGCCGGATGTTTCCGTGCTGGGACGAGCCGGTGTTCCGCGCGACGTTCCAGCTCAGCGCGACCGTGCCGGCCGGATGGAGCGTCTTCTCGAATATGCCGGTCGAGCGCCGGGTGGTGAACGGCGCGAACGCGACCACGACGTTCATGCGCTCGCCGAAGATGCCCACGTACCTGATGGAGTTCTCGGCCGGCGAACTCGGCCGGCTCGCGGCGACGGCGCGCGGACGCGGCTTCGGCGTCGTCGCGGTGCGCGGGCAGGAACGGTTCGGCGCGACGGCGCTCGCCAACGCGCAGCAGATCCTGGCCGACTACGACGCGTACTTCGACTATCCGTACCCGCTGCCGAAGCTCGACTCGATCGCGGTCCCCGGCGGTTTTCAGGGCGCGATGGAGAACTGGGGCGCGATCACGTACAACGATCAGGCGCTGCTGGTTCGGCCGAACGCGACACTCGATCAGCGGCAGCGCGTGTTCAGCATCCAGGCGCACGAGATGGCGCACCAGTGGAACGGCGACCTCGTCACGATGAGCTGGTGGGACGACATCTGGCTGAACGAGAGCTTCGCGTCGTGGATGGCGGCGAAAGAGACGGCGCTTCGCAATCCGAGCTGGGCCTGGTGGGAGCGCCAGGACGCCTCCAAAGAGGTCGCGATGGGCGCCGATGCGCGGATCAACTCGCACCCGATCGAGCAGCACGTGACGAACGAGATGGAAGCCGAAGCCTCGTTCGACTCCGCGATCACCTACAACAAAGGCCAAGCGTTCCTGCGGATGCTCGAGGCGTATGTCGGCGCGGACACGTTCCGCGCGGGGATCCGGCGGTACGTCAAGGCGCGCGCGTACTCGAACGCGACGAGCGGCGATCTGTGGCAGGCGCTCTCCGCGGCGAGCGGGCGCGACGTTGAGCAGCTCGCCGCGGGCTGGACGACCCAGCCCGGCTTTCCGCTGGTGAGCGTGCGCGCGACGTGCGCGGTGTCGGGAGCCCGCACGCTCGTGCTGACGCAGCAGCGGTTTCTGCTGAGCGGGAGCGATCCGGCGCAATCGCGCTGGAACGTTCCGCTCGGCGTGCGCTCAGGCGCGCGCGGCGCCGTGCAGCGCGTGCTCTTCAGCCGCGACGGCCAACACGTCGCCGCCGGCCGCTGCGGCGAGCCGCTGAGCGCGAACGCCGGCACGGTGGGCTTCTACCGCGTCGCGTACGACGACGCCACGCTGAACGCGAACCGGCGCGCGTTCGCCGCGTTGCCCGACGGTGACAAGATCGCGCTGCTCGACGACCAGTGGGCGCTGGCAGAGGCGAACAAAGCGCCGCTCGGATCGTATCTCGCCCTCGCGTCCGCGCTGCGGACCGATCTCGACCAGCGCGCTTGGGAGCAGGTGCTCGACGCGCTGACGACGATCGAGCGCGACGAGCGCGGCACCGCCGGCCACGGCGCGTTCGCCGCGTTCGCGCGCTCGGTGGCGCGTCCCGCGTTCGCCCTCACCGGCTGGGATCCGCAACCGCACGAAGCGCCGACGACGCAGCTCGTGCGGCGCTCGCTGATCGCGCACTTGGGCGAGTGGGACGATCCCGCGGTGGTTCAAGAAGCGCGGCGCCGTTTCGCGAGGTTCGTCGCCGACCGCTCGTCGCTCGATGCCGAGCAGCAGGACGTCGTGCTGCCGGTCGTTGCGCGGTACGCCGACCAGGCGACGTTCGACCAGCTGCACGCGATCGCGAAGTCGGCGCAGAACGAGACCGAGGCGCGGCGCTACTACGGCGCGCTGGTCTCCGCGGCCGATCCGAAGCTCGCGCAGCAGGCGCTCGAGATCGTCATGTCATCGGAGCTTCCGCCGCAGGCAGCCGGCGTGCGCGGCCGGCTGATCGCGGCCGCCGCACCGAACAATCCGCAGCTCGTGTGGCGGTTCTATCAGGCCCACGTCGACGAGCTGAACGCGTCGCGGTCCGAGTTCGAGCGCGCGCTCGCGGTCGCGAACGCGCCGAGCGAGTTCTGGAACGCGGCGCCGCTCACCGAGCTCGCCGCCTTCGTGCAAGCGCGCGAGCGAAACGCGCCGGCGCTGTACGTCAACCGCGCGATGGAGCGCGCGCGCTTCTCGCTCGCGCTCCGCGACCGCCTCGTCCCCGCCGCCGACGCCTACGTGACCGCTACGCGGCAGCAGTCGTCGCGGTGA
- the aceA gene encoding isocitrate lyase: MQFPAPSPNGHPNGKPSNGKAPRGKAANGKAAASADVARPYTADDVARLRGSVHIEHTLARRGAEKLRALLARDEPVAALGCMTGGQAVQAVKAGLKAIYLSGWQVAADANTAGQIYPDQSLYPYDSVPKVVERINNAFVRADQIDVLEGRAGEKDWFAPIVADMEAGFGGPLNVFELAKSMIAAGAAGVHLEDQLASEKKCGHLGGKVLIPTSQAVRNLVAARLAMDVCDVPTVLVARTDADAANLLLSDIDERDRPFLTGERTLEGFFRVKPGIDQAIARGLAYAPYADLIWCETSHPSLEEAEAFARGIHAQFPGKMLAYNCSPSFNWKLKLDDATIARFRAALFEYGYRFQFITLAGWHALNHSMFELAHDYAERGMSAYAEFQQRELASELAGYTATRHQREVGTGYFDEVAKVVGGGSSSTTALTGSTEEAQFTATTAAA, from the coding sequence CCCAACGGCCACCCGAACGGCAAACCGTCCAACGGCAAAGCGCCTCGCGGCAAAGCGGCCAACGGCAAAGCCGCCGCTTCCGCCGACGTCGCGCGCCCGTACACGGCCGACGACGTCGCGCGCCTGCGCGGCAGCGTTCACATCGAGCACACGCTCGCGCGACGCGGCGCCGAGAAGCTGCGGGCGCTGCTCGCGCGAGACGAACCGGTCGCGGCGCTGGGATGCATGACGGGCGGTCAGGCCGTGCAGGCGGTGAAGGCCGGTCTCAAAGCGATCTATCTCTCGGGCTGGCAAGTCGCCGCCGACGCGAACACCGCCGGCCAGATCTATCCGGATCAATCGCTGTACCCGTACGACTCGGTGCCGAAGGTCGTCGAGCGGATCAACAACGCGTTTGTGCGCGCCGACCAGATCGACGTGCTCGAAGGACGCGCCGGCGAGAAAGACTGGTTCGCGCCGATCGTCGCCGACATGGAAGCCGGGTTCGGCGGGCCGCTGAACGTCTTCGAGCTGGCGAAGTCGATGATCGCCGCCGGCGCGGCCGGCGTTCACCTCGAAGACCAGCTCGCCTCGGAGAAGAAGTGCGGACATCTGGGCGGCAAGGTGCTGATCCCGACCTCGCAGGCCGTCCGCAACCTGGTCGCGGCGCGGCTCGCGATGGACGTCTGCGACGTGCCGACCGTCCTCGTCGCGCGCACCGACGCGGACGCGGCGAACCTGCTGCTCAGCGACATCGACGAACGCGATCGCCCGTTCCTCACCGGCGAGCGCACGCTGGAGGGTTTCTTCCGCGTGAAGCCCGGGATCGATCAAGCGATCGCGCGCGGCCTCGCCTACGCGCCGTACGCCGACCTGATCTGGTGCGAAACCTCGCATCCCTCGCTCGAAGAAGCCGAGGCGTTCGCGCGCGGGATTCACGCGCAGTTCCCCGGCAAGATGCTGGCCTACAACTGCTCGCCCTCGTTCAACTGGAAGCTCAAGCTCGACGACGCGACGATCGCGCGCTTCCGCGCAGCGCTGTTCGAGTACGGCTACCGCTTCCAGTTCATCACGCTGGCCGGCTGGCACGCGCTGAACCACTCGATGTTCGAGCTCGCGCACGACTACGCCGAGCGCGGGATGTCCGCGTACGCCGAGTTCCAGCAGCGCGAGCTCGCGAGCGAGCTGGCGGGCTACACCGCCACGCGCCACCAGCGCGAAGTCGGCACCGGTTACTTCGACGAGGTCGCCAAAGTCGTCGGCGGCGGCTCCTCCTCGACCACCGCACTCACCGGCTCTACCGAAGAAGCCCAGTTCACCGCGACGACTGCTGCCGCGTAG
- a CDS encoding ChaB family protein, protein MPAKGKKGEYAELPSTLERSPKKAQDTYEKTLENAEQEYGGDEERAHRVAWAAVKHSFEKVGDHWEAKDHRGPSDPRAAERGPNASGPSYGGVDVEGKTKEQLLDEARRLGMHVSTHLTKPEIAAEIEKANKRADRAARAKKR, encoded by the coding sequence ATGCCAGCAAAGGGGAAGAAAGGCGAGTACGCCGAGTTGCCCTCGACGCTCGAGCGCTCGCCGAAGAAGGCCCAAGACACGTACGAGAAGACCCTCGAGAACGCGGAGCAAGAGTACGGCGGCGACGAAGAGCGCGCGCACCGCGTAGCCTGGGCGGCGGTCAAGCACTCGTTCGAGAAAGTCGGCGACCACTGGGAGGCCAAGGACCACCGTGGCCCCTCCGACCCGCGCGCCGCGGAACGCGGCCCGAACGCGTCGGGGCCTTCCTATGGCGGTGTCGACGTCGAAGGCAAGACCAAAGAGCAGCTCCTCGATGAAGCGCGCCGGCTCGGGATGCACGTCTCGACGCATTTGACCAAGCCCGAGATCGCCGCGGAGATCGAGAAGGCGAACAAGCGCGCCGACCGCGCGGCGCGAGCGAAGAAGCGCTAG
- a CDS encoding alpha-ketoglutarate-dependent dioxygenase AlkB: MFGLLMSRQLALFASAASPLRLVGDRGDVTYVPEFIDRALADALVRELNADTRWRADSRLMYGRRVLVPRETAGRGEKMAQPWTPALSLVRAMAERHTGTAFDYCFLNRYRDGNDAVAWHGDRDGTRDARLVVASLSLGATRTFRLRPKKESRLHYEPISVDVAHGDLIVMAGDTQLYWEHCVPRDPHVTEPRLNVTFRQHRARD, encoded by the coding sequence ATGTTCGGCCTGCTCATGTCCCGCCAACTCGCCCTCTTCGCCTCCGCCGCGAGCCCGCTGCGCCTCGTCGGCGACCGCGGCGACGTCACCTACGTTCCGGAGTTCATCGACCGCGCGCTGGCCGACGCGCTGGTGCGCGAGCTGAACGCGGACACGCGCTGGCGCGCCGACTCGCGGCTGATGTACGGCAGGCGCGTGCTCGTTCCGCGCGAGACCGCCGGGCGCGGCGAGAAGATGGCGCAGCCCTGGACGCCGGCGCTTTCGCTCGTGCGCGCGATGGCCGAGCGCCACACCGGCACGGCGTTCGACTACTGCTTCCTCAACCGCTACCGCGACGGCAACGACGCCGTCGCCTGGCACGGCGACCGCGACGGGACGCGCGACGCGCGGCTCGTCGTCGCCTCGCTCTCGCTCGGCGCGACGCGCACCTTTCGGCTGCGGCCGAAGAAAGAGAGCAGGCTGCACTACGAGCCGATCTCGGTCGACGTGGCGCACGGCGACTTGATCGTGATGGCCGGCGACACGCAGCTCTACTGGGAGCACTGCGTCCCGCGCGATCCGCACGTCACCGAGCCGCGGCTCAACGTGACCTTCCGGCAGCACCGCGCCCGCGACTGA